The following are from one region of the Paenibacillus bovis genome:
- a CDS encoding Nramp family divalent metal transporter, with amino-acid sequence MDTNTEIEQPAAKRSWLRSSSSISLEEVNNTVSIPQNAGFWRKFFAFAGPGALVAVGYMDPGNWATSIAGGSRFGYTLLSVVLLSSLVAMLLQTLAAKLGIVTGKDLAQATRDATGKKMAVFLWILTELAIIATDLAEVIGSAIALNLLFGIPLLWGIVITTLDVLLLLLLQKKGFRIIESIVIVLIATIFVVFIFEMIAARPDVAAIFGGYVPKLEVVTNSGMLFVALGILGATVMPHNLYLHSSIIQSRQYKRDEAGRREAVRFARWDSVFSLTIAFIINSAILILGAAAFYGHGLQVSEIEGAYELLSPTLGVGIASTLFAVALLASGQNSTITGTLAGQIVMEGFVQLRISPVLRRIITRLLAVIPAFVVTWLYGSSGTGDLLLWSQVVLSLQLPFAVIPLVKFTSDRNKMGSFANGAVVKSIAWVATGLIVVLNVFLLGYIIITGHAFG; translated from the coding sequence ATGGATACGAATACTGAAATAGAACAGCCTGCAGCCAAACGGAGCTGGCTGCGCAGCAGCTCTTCTATCAGTTTGGAAGAAGTCAATAATACGGTCAGTATCCCGCAAAATGCCGGATTCTGGCGCAAGTTTTTTGCTTTTGCCGGACCGGGTGCGCTGGTCGCAGTCGGTTATATGGACCCGGGGAACTGGGCGACGTCGATCGCTGGCGGTTCGCGGTTCGGATACACACTGCTGTCGGTCGTGCTGCTGTCCAGTCTGGTCGCGATGCTGCTCCAGACGCTGGCTGCCAAGCTAGGGATAGTCACCGGCAAGGATCTGGCACAGGCAACTCGTGACGCGACTGGCAAAAAGATGGCCGTCTTTCTCTGGATTCTGACGGAATTGGCGATTATCGCAACCGATCTGGCCGAGGTGATCGGCTCGGCGATCGCGCTGAATCTGCTGTTCGGTATTCCGCTGCTATGGGGTATTGTTATCACAACGCTGGATGTCCTGCTGCTTCTGCTGCTGCAGAAAAAGGGCTTTCGCATTATCGAGTCGATCGTTATCGTACTGATCGCTACAATCTTCGTTGTATTTATTTTTGAAATGATTGCTGCCCGTCCAGATGTGGCAGCGATCTTCGGCGGATATGTGCCGAAGCTGGAGGTTGTCACCAATTCGGGTATGCTGTTTGTGGCTCTGGGTATTCTCGGTGCCACCGTCATGCCGCATAATCTGTATCTGCATTCTTCTATTATTCAGTCCCGCCAGTACAAGCGGGATGAGGCAGGCCGCCGTGAGGCTGTGCGCTTTGCTCGGTGGGATTCGGTATTCTCGCTGACAATTGCTTTTATTATCAACTCGGCGATTCTGATTCTGGGAGCGGCTGCTTTTTATGGGCATGGTCTGCAGGTATCGGAGATAGAAGGCGCCTACGAGCTGCTCAGTCCGACACTGGGTGTAGGAATCGCCAGTACGCTGTTCGCTGTCGCTTTGCTGGCATCGGGTCAGAATTCGACCATTACGGGTACACTGGCTGGTCAGATTGTTATGGAGGGATTCGTGCAGCTGCGTATTTCACCAGTGCTGCGCCGGATTATTACACGCCTGCTGGCTGTGATCCCTGCCTTTGTGGTGACCTGGTTGTACGGTTCCAGTGGCACCGGAGATTTGCTGCTGTGGAGTCAGGTCGTACTGAGCCTGCAGCTGCCATTTGCTGTAATTCCGCTGGTCAAGTTCACCAGCGACCGTAACAAGATGGGTTCATTTGCCAATG
- a CDS encoding dipeptidase produces the protein MSYATYFQENREQHLAELKEWLSIPSISALSEHKPDMLRAAEWLAATLTRAGLENVKVNETAGHPIVTADHLHAPGKPTVLVYGHYDVQPVDPLNLWETPPFEPTIRGDKLFARGATDDKGQVFLHIKAVEAILKQEGSLPVNIKFCIEGEEEISSANLPGFLEANSEALAADAVLISDTSLLERGKPAISTGLRGLCSLEIAINTANTDLHSGSFGGGVPNALHAMVELLATLHDRDGKVLVDGFYDDVLPLSEEMRAEFVKQDFNEQQLQSDLGLEALHGEEGYSFVERVGARPTLELNGVYGGFQGEGTKTVIPKEAHAKITCRLVADQNPQDVLDKIITHLEAVKPNGAKLTITPGEKARAFNIDPSGELLQKAADAYAAVYGTRALFTKDGGSIPIVEEFSRVIAPTVVLMGFGLPDENLHAPNEHFNLENFDKGMLTIVEFLNQV, from the coding sequence ATGAGTTATGCTACATATTTTCAGGAAAATCGCGAACAGCATTTGGCTGAACTAAAAGAGTGGTTGTCTATTCCGAGTATCTCCGCCCTGTCCGAGCACAAACCGGATATGCTGCGTGCTGCCGAGTGGCTGGCAGCTACCCTGACCCGTGCCGGTCTGGAAAATGTAAAAGTTAACGAAACCGCCGGTCATCCGATCGTAACAGCAGATCATCTGCATGCACCGGGCAAACCGACTGTTCTCGTATATGGACACTATGATGTGCAACCGGTAGATCCACTGAACCTGTGGGAGACGCCTCCATTTGAGCCAACGATTCGCGGCGACAAGTTGTTCGCTCGCGGCGCTACCGATGACAAGGGCCAGGTATTCCTGCATATCAAAGCCGTAGAAGCAATCCTCAAGCAGGAAGGCTCCCTACCGGTTAATATCAAATTCTGTATCGAAGGCGAAGAGGAAATCTCCAGTGCTAATCTGCCGGGCTTCCTGGAAGCCAACAGCGAAGCACTGGCAGCCGATGCCGTTCTGATCTCCGACACTTCCCTGCTCGAGCGCGGCAAGCCGGCGATCAGTACAGGTCTGCGCGGACTGTGCTCGCTGGAAATCGCGATTAACACAGCTAATACCGATCTGCATTCCGGTTCCTTTGGCGGTGGTGTTCCCAATGCGCTGCATGCGATGGTGGAACTGCTCGCTACGCTGCACGACCGTGATGGCAAAGTGCTCGTAGATGGATTCTACGATGATGTACTGCCACTATCCGAAGAGATGCGTGCCGAGTTCGTGAAGCAGGACTTCAACGAGCAGCAGCTGCAGAGCGACCTGGGTCTTGAAGCGCTGCATGGCGAAGAAGGCTATTCCTTTGTCGAGCGTGTAGGTGCGCGTCCAACACTGGAGCTGAACGGCGTATACGGTGGCTTCCAGGGTGAAGGCACCAAGACCGTTATTCCTAAAGAAGCCCATGCCAAAATCACCTGCCGCCTGGTCGCTGACCAGAATCCGCAGGATGTACTGGACAAAATCATCACTCACCTGGAAGCTGTGAAGCCAAATGGTGCCAAGCTGACGATTACACCAGGCGAGAAAGCACGCGCCTTCAACATTGATCCATCCGGCGAACTGCTGCAAAAAGCGGCTGACGCGTATGCTGCTGTATACGGTACACGTGCCCTGTTCACCAAAGATGGCGGTTCAATCCCGATCGTGGAAGAATTCTCCCGCGTAATCGCACCAACTGTTGTACTGATGGGCTTCGGTCTGCCGGATGAAAATCTGCATGCACCGAACGAGCATTTCAATCTGGAGAACTTTGATAAAGGCATGCTGACGATCGTCGAGTTCCTGAATCAGGTATAA
- a CDS encoding oleate hydratase produces MRYTNGNYEAFVRSRKPEGVDSKSAYIIGGGLAGLAAAAFLIRDGYMKGEHVHILEELAVSGGSLDGTLMPHDGFVTRGGREMEAHFECLWDLFRSIPSLEEENASVLDEFYWLNYDDPNFSNCRIIHQRGERTPDDGQFTLSKTAQKELISLFMTSEDQLENKRIEDVFGEDFFASNFWLYWCSMFAFEKWHSAIEMRRYVMRFVHHIEGLPDFTALKFTRYNQYESLIKPLLSYLHNHNVDFQYNTQVNNVIVDIAGETKTARKLLLTRSGQAEEVALSENDLVFVTNGSITESSTQGNHHTPAPITRDLGGSWNLWKNISKQSPEFGNPAVFCENLPDESWYVSATITWENEDIAPYLEQITKRKLHTGKIVSGGIVTIKDSNWLMSFATHRQPHFKEQQDHQTITWVYGLLSNIPGNYVQKPIENCTGEEIVQELLYHLGVPEEDIPRIAGQSCHSVPVYMPFITSYFMLRKADDRPLVVPNGSQNLAFIGNFAETERDTVFTTEYSVRTAMEAVYQLLKVERGVPEVFASAYDLRTLAKAVYYLADQTPLAEMELPFIERKMMEGLVHKTKNTYVSDVLKDAHLI; encoded by the coding sequence ATGCGCTATACGAATGGGAACTATGAAGCTTTTGTACGCAGCAGAAAGCCGGAAGGTGTAGACAGCAAATCTGCCTATATTATAGGTGGAGGATTGGCGGGACTGGCAGCGGCAGCTTTTTTAATTCGCGATGGGTATATGAAAGGGGAACATGTACATATTCTGGAGGAATTGGCCGTTTCAGGCGGATCGCTGGATGGTACGTTAATGCCGCATGATGGATTTGTAACTAGAGGCGGACGCGAAATGGAAGCCCATTTTGAATGTTTGTGGGATTTGTTTCGCTCGATTCCTTCGCTGGAAGAGGAGAATGCTTCGGTACTGGATGAATTCTATTGGCTGAATTATGATGATCCTAATTTCTCGAACTGCCGAATTATCCATCAGCGTGGCGAAAGAACACCGGATGATGGCCAATTTACCTTATCCAAAACTGCACAAAAAGAACTGATCTCCCTGTTCATGACATCTGAAGACCAGCTGGAAAACAAACGGATCGAAGATGTATTTGGAGAAGATTTTTTCGCTTCTAACTTCTGGCTGTATTGGTGCTCGATGTTTGCTTTTGAGAAATGGCATTCAGCTATCGAGATGCGCAGATATGTGATGCGCTTTGTTCACCATATTGAAGGACTACCGGATTTTACGGCGCTCAAATTTACCAGATACAATCAATATGAATCCCTGATCAAGCCACTGCTATCGTATTTGCATAATCATAATGTGGATTTTCAATATAATACCCAGGTGAATAACGTGATAGTAGATATTGCTGGGGAGACCAAAACTGCTCGTAAGCTGCTGCTAACCCGCAGTGGCCAGGCCGAAGAAGTGGCACTGAGCGAGAATGATCTGGTTTTTGTAACCAATGGGTCGATTACGGAAAGCTCTACACAGGGCAATCATCATACGCCTGCACCGATAACACGCGATCTTGGCGGCAGCTGGAACCTATGGAAAAATATATCCAAACAATCCCCGGAATTCGGCAATCCTGCTGTATTTTGTGAAAATCTGCCGGACGAAAGCTGGTATGTATCAGCAACAATCACCTGGGAAAATGAAGATATCGCCCCTTATCTGGAACAGATTACGAAGCGTAAGCTGCACACCGGCAAAATAGTCAGCGGTGGTATCGTGACGATCAAAGACTCCAACTGGTTGATGAGCTTTGCGACTCATCGGCAGCCGCATTTCAAGGAGCAGCAGGATCATCAGACGATTACCTGGGTGTATGGACTACTATCCAACATTCCGGGCAATTACGTACAGAAGCCGATCGAGAATTGTACCGGCGAGGAAATTGTACAGGAGCTGCTGTATCATTTGGGTGTTCCGGAAGAAGATATTCCGCGTATTGCCGGTCAGTCATGTCATAGTGTACCGGTCTATATGCCATTTATCACGTCCTACTTTATGCTGCGTAAAGCAGACGACCGTCCTCTGGTTGTTCCGAATGGTTCGCAAAACCTTGCCTTTATCGGTAATTTTGCAGAGACTGAGCGAGATACGGTATTTACAACCGAATATTCGGTTCGTACAGCAATGGAGGCAGTGTATCAGCTGCTGAAGGTGGAGAGAGGTGTACCTGAAGTATTTGCTTCTGCCTATGATCTGAGAACACTGGCCAAAGCCGTCTATTATTTGGCTGATCAGACTCCGCTGGCAGAAATGGAACTGCCGTTTATTGAACGCAAAATGATGGAAGGTCTAGTTCACAAAACGAAAAACACGTATGTCAGTGATGTGTTGAAGGATGCCCATCTTATCTAA
- a CDS encoding MalY/PatB family protein, which produces MDYTQRFDHPPERINTNSAKWDQLQKLFGTEDVLPLWVADMDFAAPESVQHALKKSAEHGVVGYSFQSEAYYHALQEWMKNRHGWEIEKDWVVFTPGVVTALNFAVQTFTEHGDQVVIQTPVYPPFYSVVTGHGREVVENPLQQQENGDYAMDLEQLEQALSGERVKLLILCSPHNPIGRVWSREELERVDALCEKYNVIVVSDEIHGDLVFEPNQHIPYAMLSEQAKNRSIICTAPSKTFNIAGLNTSNVIIPNPELRDAFALKINNFGVGHISQFGAAATEAAYTEGQEWLEQCMQYIRANMEYVQQYITEHLPEVSVNMPEATYLMWMDFRKLGMEQADLVSFLLHKARIALNDGRAFGTAGEGYMRLNVACSRRLLEEAMERLRGALEQWRTEGSPKAAEQVSSETNA; this is translated from the coding sequence ATGGACTATACACAACGTTTTGATCATCCCCCGGAGCGGATCAATACCAACTCGGCCAAATGGGATCAGCTGCAGAAATTATTCGGTACAGAGGATGTACTGCCGCTGTGGGTAGCAGATATGGACTTTGCCGCACCGGAATCGGTACAGCACGCGCTCAAGAAAAGTGCCGAGCACGGAGTTGTTGGTTATTCTTTCCAATCGGAAGCGTATTACCATGCACTCCAGGAGTGGATGAAAAACAGACATGGCTGGGAGATTGAAAAGGATTGGGTCGTATTCACACCGGGTGTAGTAACCGCGCTGAACTTTGCGGTACAGACTTTTACCGAGCACGGTGATCAGGTAGTCATCCAGACACCGGTATATCCTCCATTTTACAGCGTAGTGACCGGTCATGGACGTGAAGTAGTCGAGAATCCGCTTCAACAGCAGGAGAACGGCGACTATGCGATGGATCTGGAACAGCTGGAGCAGGCACTGAGCGGTGAGCGGGTCAAGCTGCTGATTCTCTGCAGTCCGCATAATCCGATTGGGCGTGTATGGAGCCGGGAAGAGCTGGAGCGCGTAGATGCGCTGTGCGAGAAATACAATGTGATTGTAGTATCGGATGAAATCCATGGCGATCTCGTTTTTGAACCGAATCAGCATATTCCATATGCGATGCTGTCCGAGCAGGCCAAAAACCGCAGTATTATCTGTACCGCGCCGAGCAAGACATTTAATATTGCCGGATTGAATACATCCAACGTGATTATTCCGAACCCGGAGCTGCGTGATGCATTTGCATTGAAGATCAACAACTTTGGCGTGGGACATATCAGCCAGTTTGGTGCGGCAGCGACAGAGGCTGCCTATACGGAAGGCCAGGAATGGCTGGAGCAGTGTATGCAGTATATACGCGCCAATATGGAGTATGTACAGCAGTATATTACCGAGCATCTGCCGGAAGTATCGGTGAATATGCCGGAAGCGACCTACCTGATGTGGATGGATTTCCGCAAGCTCGGCATGGAGCAGGCGGATCTGGTATCCTTCCTGCTGCACAAGGCGCGGATCGCGCTGAATGACGGACGTGCTTTTGGTACAGCCGGTGAAGGGTATATGCGTCTCAATGTGGCCTGTTCCCGTCGTCTGCTGGAAGAAGCCATGGAACGTCTTCGTGGCGCGCTGGAACAGTGGCGTACAGAAGGCAGTCCAAAGGCTGCTGAACAGGTGTCCAGCGAAACCAATGCCTGA
- the pgmB gene encoding beta-phosphoglucomutase: MTIKAVIFDLDGVIVSTDQYHYQAWKKMSDEEGIKFNETINNRLRGVSRMESLEIILEKAERTYTPEEKIALAERKNTYYRESLSEVKPDDMLPGAKHTIDELKKRGVKIAIGSSSKNTPTILKQIGLADAFDAVADGNDITHSKPDPEVFLLAAERLGVPPEECLVVEDAEAGVQAAIAGGMNVAAVGDAGLHSQDADYRLERVDEILDLI; encoded by the coding sequence ATGACGATCAAAGCTGTAATATTCGATTTGGACGGCGTTATCGTATCAACGGACCAGTACCACTATCAGGCTTGGAAAAAGATGAGCGACGAAGAAGGTATCAAGTTCAATGAGACGATCAACAATCGTCTGCGCGGTGTGAGCCGGATGGAGAGCCTGGAGATTATTCTGGAAAAGGCAGAACGCACCTACACCCCGGAAGAAAAAATCGCGCTGGCTGAACGTAAAAACACATACTACAGAGAATCCCTATCCGAAGTAAAACCGGATGATATGCTGCCGGGAGCCAAGCATACGATTGATGAACTGAAAAAACGCGGTGTCAAAATCGCTATTGGCTCCTCCAGCAAAAATACACCTACGATCCTCAAGCAGATCGGTTTGGCCGATGCATTTGATGCAGTAGCGGACGGCAATGATATTACCCACAGCAAGCCCGATCCGGAGGTATTCCTGCTCGCTGCCGAACGTCTCGGTGTACCGCCGGAAGAATGTCTCGTTGTCGAAGATGCAGAAGCAGGTGTACAGGCAGCGATTGCCGGCGGCATGAATGTAGCAGCTGTCGGTGATGCAGGACTGCACTCCCAGGATGCCGATTACCGTCTGGAACGCGTAGACGAGATTCTGGATCTGATTTAA
- the efeO gene encoding iron uptake system protein EfeO: MKARYTLPAVLLLSSVLFAACGNKEEAQPAANNTQTSPTTAAATETNAAAPAASAADFKDATEQYRTYAISEIDAFVTETEKFTEAVKAGKMDEAKKLYAPARMHYERIEPIAEALGNLDPDIDARQGDVDDKDWRGFHKIEQGLWEKKTTDGMSEYADRLLQDAKLLRAKVETVDIDAGLLVTGAVELLNEVSSSKVTGEEERYSHTDLYDFVANVEGAQKIYEILKPNLTAKDPALEKQIGEKFEALNKELAPFATKDGGYVTYDKLSKEDVRTLSQNLDALAEPLSQMGTILGV, from the coding sequence ATGAAAGCACGTTATACCCTGCCTGCGGTTCTGCTGTTATCCTCTGTACTGTTCGCAGCCTGCGGCAACAAGGAAGAAGCTCAACCAGCAGCAAACAATACACAGACAAGCCCAACTACAGCGGCGGCTACCGAGACCAATGCTGCGGCACCTGCTGCTTCTGCAGCTGATTTCAAAGATGCTACCGAGCAATATCGCACCTATGCAATCAGTGAGATTGATGCTTTTGTAACCGAGACCGAGAAATTTACGGAAGCGGTAAAAGCCGGCAAAATGGATGAAGCGAAAAAGCTGTACGCTCCGGCACGTATGCATTATGAGCGTATCGAACCGATTGCCGAAGCACTGGGCAATCTGGACCCGGATATTGATGCCCGCCAGGGAGACGTGGACGACAAAGACTGGCGTGGATTCCATAAAATCGAACAAGGCCTGTGGGAAAAGAAAACAACCGACGGCATGAGCGAATATGCAGATCGCCTGCTGCAGGATGCCAAGCTGCTGCGCGCCAAAGTCGAGACGGTCGATATTGATGCAGGACTGCTCGTTACCGGAGCGGTAGAACTGCTGAACGAAGTCTCTTCTTCCAAAGTAACTGGTGAAGAAGAACGTTATTCCCACACCGATCTGTATGACTTTGTAGCCAATGTAGAGGGTGCACAGAAGATCTACGAGATCCTGAAGCCAAATCTGACAGCCAAAGACCCTGCTTTGGAGAAACAGATCGGCGAGAAATTCGAAGCGCTGAACAAGGAGCTGGCTCCGTTTGCAACCAAAGACGGTGGCTATGTAACTTACGATAAATTAAGCAAAGAAGACGTACGTACACTGAGCCAGAACCTGGATGCACTGGCTGAACCATTATCCCAAATGGGAACAATCCTGGGAGTGTAA
- the efeB gene encoding iron uptake transporter deferrochelatase/peroxidase subunit, protein MSKKKNDEQQLNPTTDAGQESASLFRKPVSRRDMLRLAGASGVGLLLGGSGAFGIMAATGATKQPASDKPGSPDNVTTGIPDANRYDFYGQHQSGITTPSQNFMCFASFDLTVSDAAGLKSLLQAWTRASASLMAGELLDGQNENLNLPPADTGEAAGLTPSRITITFGAGPSLFDHRFGLAGKKPAGFGDLPPFNGDNLMPEWCGGDLGVQICADDMQVAFHGMRNLIRIARGSAVLRWSQEGFQRSTESDPNKATPRNLMGFKDGTANPSVQDAAMMNEVVWVQPEDGAGWMTGGSYMAVRRIRMRIEVWDRSSLSDQENTFGRYRVSGAPLGSQHEFDRGDMEAKDASGKPVIPMNSHMRVARGDGKMQILRRPYSYSSGMDNTTGQLDAGLFFISYQRSLEKQFIPMQQRLAQIDALNEYIQHIGSATFACFPGVRQGGYIGDTLL, encoded by the coding sequence ATGAGTAAGAAGAAAAACGATGAACAACAACTGAATCCAACAACTGATGCCGGACAGGAGTCTGCTTCCCTGTTCCGCAAGCCTGTGAGCCGCCGCGATATGCTGCGGCTTGCTGGCGCTTCCGGTGTAGGGCTGCTGCTAGGCGGCTCCGGTGCTTTTGGCATTATGGCAGCGACCGGTGCGACCAAGCAGCCGGCTTCCGACAAGCCGGGCAGCCCCGATAATGTAACGACCGGCATACCGGATGCGAACCGGTACGACTTTTATGGACAGCATCAATCCGGGATTACGACGCCAAGTCAGAATTTTATGTGTTTTGCTTCCTTTGATCTGACCGTGAGCGATGCAGCCGGACTGAAAAGTCTGCTACAGGCATGGACGCGGGCTTCCGCTTCCCTGATGGCTGGCGAGCTGCTGGACGGACAAAATGAGAACCTGAATCTGCCGCCTGCGGATACAGGCGAAGCGGCAGGACTCACGCCTTCGCGGATTACGATTACATTTGGCGCCGGTCCGAGCCTGTTTGACCATCGTTTTGGTCTGGCGGGCAAAAAGCCTGCGGGCTTCGGCGACCTGCCTCCTTTTAACGGGGATAATCTGATGCCGGAATGGTGCGGCGGCGATCTGGGAGTGCAGATCTGCGCGGATGATATGCAGGTTGCTTTTCACGGAATGCGCAACCTGATCCGGATTGCCAGAGGTTCGGCGGTGTTGCGGTGGAGCCAGGAAGGCTTCCAGCGCTCAACCGAGTCCGATCCCAACAAAGCGACACCGCGCAATCTGATGGGCTTCAAGGATGGAACCGCCAATCCGAGTGTGCAGGATGCGGCCATGATGAACGAAGTGGTCTGGGTACAGCCGGAAGACGGAGCAGGCTGGATGACTGGCGGCTCCTATATGGCGGTTCGACGTATCCGGATGCGGATCGAAGTCTGGGATCGCTCCAGCCTGTCCGATCAGGAGAATACATTCGGCCGCTACCGGGTTAGCGGTGCGCCGCTCGGCTCGCAGCATGAATTTGACCGCGGCGATATGGAAGCCAAGGACGCTTCCGGCAAGCCGGTGATTCCGATGAACTCCCATATGCGTGTAGCACGCGGAGACGGCAAAATGCAGATTCTGCGCCGTCCTTACTCTTATTCGAGCGGTATGGATAATACGACCGGACAGCTGGATGCGGGACTCTTTTTTATCAGCTATCAGCGTAGTCTAGAGAAGCAGTTTATTCCCATGCAGCAGCGGCTCGCCCAGATTGATGCGCTGAACGAATATATTCAGCATATCGGCAGTGCTACTTTTGCCTGCTTCCCCGGCGTTCGCCAGGGCGGATATATCGGCGATACCCTGCTGTAA
- a CDS encoding FTR1 family iron permease has translation MRNTAWFIRLISCTGLLVLAIGLSPAASQPFVYNWLTAAPVMHVAAAEEAPTADSLLPVVGSALVDAGQQKWADASQELDTFAAGWASLDTSAAPQQAAEVNTALQAAQQALQNAKSDPDASVSALGTLARAVNSYAEVGNAGTADSASGKGPSAKGAQAVRIILPLADQTIGHIKQQDWTAAQTSYKQIVDAWPDVESAIRTDNFTVYSQLETKMSMIRVSLQADPPREEQAQNETQALIDLLNHYLSGQVADTAPASGSVRLTDAVALLQQVQTAVGQQDAATATDRMQQFITMWPLVEGEVQISSSTTYTSIENEMSEVQGYLVSSPPAWDKANNVLTTMLGELTPITSKTSYTAWDAAIILLREGLEAILVLAALLAYAKRSGSRQAGRWIWSGALSGLILSGVMAAIFVYAFAQMATSGSTREMIEGITGLIAVVLMLSVGNWLHQKANLQNWNSYIASQVSGALQRGSLWSLAAVSGLAILREGAETAIFYIGMAPAIELSQLLLGIGLALVILIIVAVLIIRFSVKLPVRPFFLTATVLIYYLVFRFLGESIHSLQVAGQFPAHNAAGLPSAGWIGMYPTWETFIPQMIVLLFMLWKLILPEYRKYRQSAA, from the coding sequence ATGCGCAATACCGCCTGGTTTATCCGTCTTATCAGCTGTACCGGTCTGCTCGTGCTCGCGATCGGACTCAGCCCGGCCGCTTCGCAGCCATTTGTCTATAACTGGCTGACTGCTGCACCGGTTATGCATGTAGCGGCAGCCGAAGAAGCGCCTACTGCAGATAGTCTGCTGCCGGTTGTTGGCAGTGCCCTCGTCGATGCCGGTCAGCAAAAATGGGCCGATGCTTCACAGGAACTGGATACATTCGCTGCAGGCTGGGCATCGCTGGATACATCGGCAGCGCCTCAGCAGGCCGCTGAAGTGAACACCGCTCTCCAGGCTGCCCAGCAAGCCCTGCAAAATGCCAAATCCGATCCTGATGCATCCGTCTCTGCACTCGGTACGCTTGCCCGTGCCGTGAACAGCTATGCAGAAGTGGGGAATGCCGGTACTGCCGATTCCGCTTCGGGCAAAGGGCCTTCTGCCAAAGGCGCACAGGCGGTTCGTATTATCCTGCCGCTCGCCGATCAGACGATCGGGCATATCAAGCAGCAGGACTGGACAGCCGCCCAGACCAGCTACAAGCAGATTGTCGATGCATGGCCGGATGTGGAAAGTGCGATTCGTACGGATAATTTTACAGTCTACAGCCAGCTGGAGACCAAGATGAGCATGATCCGCGTCTCCCTGCAAGCTGATCCGCCGCGAGAGGAACAGGCTCAGAACGAGACGCAGGCGCTGATTGATCTGCTGAATCACTATCTGTCCGGGCAAGTCGCCGACACCGCTCCTGCCAGCGGCAGTGTACGCTTGACCGATGCGGTCGCTCTGCTCCAACAGGTGCAGACAGCGGTTGGTCAGCAGGATGCAGCAACCGCTACAGACCGGATGCAACAATTTATTACGATGTGGCCGCTGGTAGAAGGGGAAGTACAGATTTCTTCCTCCACCACTTATACATCGATCGAGAATGAAATGTCCGAAGTACAGGGCTATCTGGTATCCAGTCCGCCTGCCTGGGACAAAGCCAACAACGTATTAACGACGATGCTGGGCGAACTGACACCGATTACTTCCAAAACGTCTTATACCGCTTGGGATGCAGCGATCATCCTGCTGCGTGAAGGTCTGGAAGCGATCCTCGTACTCGCTGCCCTGCTCGCTTATGCCAAGCGCAGCGGCAGCCGCCAGGCGGGCCGCTGGATCTGGTCGGGTGCATTGTCCGGTCTGATTCTCAGCGGTGTGATGGCAGCCATCTTCGTGTATGCTTTTGCCCAGATGGCGACGAGCGGCAGTACCCGCGAGATGATCGAGGGCATTACCGGACTGATTGCTGTTGTGCTGATGCTCAGCGTCGGCAACTGGCTGCACCAGAAAGCCAATCTGCAAAACTGGAACAGCTATATTGCCAGTCAGGTCAGCGGCGCACTTCAACGTGGCAGCCTGTGGTCACTGGCAGCTGTGTCCGGACTGGCTATTCTGCGTGAAGGCGCCGAGACTGCCATTTTCTATATCGGTATGGCTCCGGCAATCGAGCTGTCCCAGCTGCTGCTCGGGATCGGGCTGGCACTGGTGATTCTGATTATCGTTGCGGTGCTAATTATCCGCTTCAGTGTGAAGCTACCGGTGCGTCCGTTCTTCCTGACCGCCACGGTGCTGATCTATTATCTGGTCTTCCGTTTCCTCGGGGAAAGTATTCATTCCCTGCAGGTAGCCGGACAATTCCCGGCGCATAATGCTGCCGGATTGCCTTCGGCAGGATGGATCGGCATGTATCCGACGTGGGAAACCTTTATCCCGCAGATGATCGTTCTGCTCTTTATGCTGTGGAAACTGATTCTGCCGGAGTATCGCAAATATCGTCAATCCGCTGCCTGA